CGGGACGAAGGCGGCCAATTACGCCGTATACGGGAGCGACCTCCTGGTCGCCGTCGGCGTCCGCTTCGACGACCGCGTGACGGGCAAGATCGAGAGCTTCGCCCCGGAGGCGCGAGTCGTCCACATTGACATCGACCCGGCCGAAATGGGCAAGAACGTCCCGGCCCACATCGGGATTGTCGGCGACGTCCGCATGGTCCTGCAACAGCTCCTGGAGGCCTTGATCGCCAATCCGAACCCGGCTTGGGCGGAGAAGATCAAGGCCTGGAAAAAGGAATACCCCCTGGAATACGGCCCGGGCACCATGAAACCGCAAAACGTGGTCCGTGAGATTTACGAGGTGACCAGGGACCGGCCGGCACGCATCGCCACCGAGGTCGGCCAGAACCAGATGTGGGCGGCCCAGTTCTACACCTTCACCCGCCCGCGCAGCTTCATCTCGTCCGGCGGGCTGGGGACGATGGGCTTCGGCTTCCCGGCGGCCATCGGCGCCCAGGTCGCCTGCCCGGACGAAGTCGTCATCGACATCGCCGGCGACGGCAGCATCCAGATGAACATCCAGGAGCTGGCCACCGCCGTCAACTACGAACTGCCCGTAAACGTGGCCATCCTCGACAACGGGTACCTGGGCATGGTCCGCCAGTGGCAGGAACTGTTCTACAACCGGCGCTATTCCTACACCGAGCTGAAGAACCCGGACTTCGTCAAGCTGGCCGAGGCCTACGGCGCCGAAGGCCTGCGCGTCGAGAAGCCGGCCGGGATCCGCCCCGCCCTGGAGCAGGCCATCAAGTCTTCGAAGCCGGTCCTCATCGACTTCCTGGTCGAGCGCGAGGAAAACGTAATGCCGATGGTCCCGCCCGGGGAAGCGATAAATAAGATGTTGGGTTAGAGAGGGAGGGTTTAAGGAAATGCGCCGCACCTTCGCCGTCCTGGTTGAGAACCATCCCGGCGTCCTCGCCCGCGTGTCCGGGCTCTTCGCCCGCCGCGGCTATAACATCGACAGCCTGGCGGTGAGCCGTACCGACAATCCGCATATTTCCCGCATGACCATCGTTGTCGAGGGCGACGAGGTGGTCCTGGACCAGGTGGCCAAGCAACTGGGCAAGCTGGTGGACGTCATCAAGGTGCAGGACATCACGGCCGAGCCCCACGTCGACCGTGAACTGGTCCTGATCAAGGTCAACGCCGATGCCGAGGCCCGCGCCGAAATCATGCAGATCGTCGAGATCTTTCGCGCCCACATCGTCGACATCAGCCGGCGCAGCCTGATTATTGAAGCCACGGGCGACGAGGGCAAGATCAACGCTATCGAGCAGGCCCTCAAGCCCTTCGGTATCCGCGAGCTGGTGCGGACCGGCAAGATCGCTATGATCCGCGGCCCCAAAACCGTAACCCATGACAAGGAGGACTAAATAGAAATGCGTGTCTACTACGACCAGGACGCCAACCTGGATGTACTGAAGGGTAAGAAAGTGGCCGTCATCGGCTACGGCAGCCAGGGTCACGCCCAGGCCCAGAACCTGCACAACAGCGGCGTGGACGTCGTCGTCGGGCTGCGGCCGGGCAGCGCCAACTGGCAGCGGGCCCAGAACGACGGCCTGCAGGTCATGCCGGTCGCCGAAGCCGCCCGGGCGGCGCAGATCATCCAGATCCTGACGCCCGACGAGACCCAGCCGAAGCTTTACGCCGAGAGTATCGCTCCCGCCCTGACCGAGGGGAAGGGCCTGATGTTCTCCCACGGGTTCAACATCCACTACGGCCAGATCGTGCCCCCGCCCGACGTCGACGTCTTTATGGTCGCCCCGAAGGCCCCGGGCCGGATGGTCCGCCGCCTCTACACCGAGGGCAAGGGCGTGCCGAGCCTGATCGCCGTCGCCCAGGACTACACCGGGCAGGCCAAGGACCTCGCCCTGGCCTACGCCAAGGCCATCGGCAGCACCCGGGCGGGCGTTTTCGAAACCACCTTTGAAGAAGAGACCGAAACCGACCTCTTCGGCGAGCAGTGCGTCCTCTGCGGCGGCGTCACCGAGCTGATCAAGGCCGGCTTCGAGACCCTGGTCGAGGCGGGCTACGCCCCGGAGATGGCCTACTTCGAGTGCCTGCACGAGCTGAAGCTGATTGTCGATCTGATCTACGAGGGCGGCATCTCCCATATGCGGAACAACGTCAGTAACACCGCCGAGTACGGCGACTACATGGTCGGCCCGCGGATCATCAACGAGGACGTCCGCGAGGAGATGCGCGCCGTGCTGGCCGAGATCCAGGACGGGAGCTTCGCCCGGGAGTGGATCCTGGAGAACCAGGCCAACCGGCCGTCCTTCAACGCCATCCGCCGCGCGGAGCGGGAGCACCTCATCGAGGAGGTCGGCGCCGAGCTGCGCAAGATGATGCCCTGGCTGAAGTAGGGGCGGACCTCTAACCAAAGGAGAATAAAACACCATGCCCGAGCGCGTGTACATCTTTGACACCACCCTGCGGGACGGCGAGCAGTCCCCGGGCGTGAGCCTCAACCTGAACGAGAAGCTCCAGATCGCCCGGCAGCTGGCGGCCCTCGGCGTCGACGTCATCGAGGCCGGCTTCCCCTTCGCCTCGCCGGGCGACTTCGAGGGCGTACGCGCCGTGGCCCGCGAGGTCCGCGGCGTGACGGTGGCCGGCCTGGCGCGCGCCCACTTCCCGGATATCGACCGCGCCTGGGAGGCGCTGTCCGGGGCCGAGCAGCCGCGCATCCACACCTTCATCGCCACCTCGGACATTCATATGCAGCACAAGCTGCGCATGGGCCGCGAGCAGGTGCTGGAGGCCACCGCCGCGGCCGTGAAACGGGCCAAGAGCTACACCTCCGACGTCGAGTTCTCGGCCGAGGACGCCTCCCGTTCCGACCTGGACTTCCTCTGCCGGGTCATCGCCACGGCCATTGAGGCCGGGGCGACGACCATCAACATCCCGGACACCGTGGGCTATGCCACGCCCGACGAGTTCGGGGCCTTCATCGCCGCCATCCGGGAGAAGACCCCGGGGATCGAGAAAGCCGTCCTGAGCGTCCACTGCCACAACGACCTGGGGCTGGCGGTGGCCAACACCCTGGCGGCGGTGAAGAACGGCGTGCGCCAGGTGGAGGGCACCATCAACGGCATCGGGGAGCGCGCCGGCAACGCCGCCCTTGAAGAACTGGTCATGATCCTGCACACCCGGGCCGAGTCCCTCGGCCTCGTGACCGGCATCAGGACCGAGGAAATCTACCGCACCTCGAAGCTCGTCAGCCTGTTGACCGGCATGCCGGTGCAGTTCAACAAGGCCGTCGTCGGCAAGAACGCCTTCCTGCACGAGTCGGGCATCCACCAGGACGGCGTGCTCAAGGAGCGGACCACCTACGAGATCATGAACCCGGCCATGATCGGGATCACCCGCACCAACCTGGTGCTGGGCAAGCACTCCGGGCGGCACGCCTTCCGGCAGCGCCTGGCCGACCTGGGCTACGACCTCAGCGGGGAGGAACTGAACGCGGCCTTCGCCCGCTTCAAAGAGCTGGCCGACACCAAGAAGAACATCGAGGACGAGGACCTGGAGGTCATCGTCGAGGAGCAGATCCGCAAGGTACCGGCGACCTACGAGCTGGAGTACCTGCACATCTTCAGCGGGACCACCGTCAAGCCGACGGCCGTCGTGGCCCTCGCCGTCGAAGGGGAACTGGTCCAGGAGGCGGCCTGCGGCAACGGCCCGGTGGACGCGATCTACACAGCCATCGAGAAGATCACCGGCCGCAAGTATCCCCTGGTCAGCTACGTCATCGACGCCGTCACCGGCGGCACCGACGCCCTGGCCAACGTCACCGTCAAGCTGACCAACGAGCAGCAGAAGGTTTTCACCGGCCGCGGCATCAGCACCGACGTCCTGGAGGCCAGCGCCCGCGCCTACATCAACGTCCTCAACAAGATCGCCTACGAGGAGAAACGAGCATAACATGGGAATGACCATTACCGAAAAGATCCTCGCCCGCCACGCGGGGCGGGAGACGGTCCGTCCCGGGGAACTTATCTCCGCGCGGGTGGACGCCGTCCTGGCCAACGACATCACCGCCCCCCTGGCCATCCAGGAGTTTGCGAAGACCGGCGTGGACCGGGTCTTCGACCCGGACCGGGTCTACCTGGTCCCCGACCACTTCGTCCCCAACAAGGACATCAAGTCCGCCGAGCAGGCCAAGGTCATGCGGGACTTCGCCCGCGCCAGGGGCCTGACCCACTACTTCGAGGTCGGGCGGATGGGCATCGAGCACTGCCTCCTGCCCGAGCAGGGTCTGGTGGGACCGGGAGAGGTCGTCATCGGCGCCGACTCCCACACCTGCACCTACGGCGCCCTGGGGGCCTTCGCCACCGGGGTCGGCTCGACCGACCTGGCGGCGGCCATGGCCCTGGGTGAGACCTGGTTCAAGGTGCCTGAAACCGTCCGCTTCGTCTACGAGGGCGAACTGCCGGAGTGGGTGGGGGGCAAGGACCTCATCCTGCACACCATCGGCGACATCGGCGTCGAGGGCGCCCTCTACAAGGCCATGGAGTTCACCGGCCCGGTCATCTCCGCCCTCTCGATGGACGGCCGCTTCACCATGTGCAACATGGCCATCGAGGCCGGCGCCAAGAACGGCATCGTGCCCCCGGACGAAAAGACCGAGGCCTACGTCCGCGGCCGGGCGGTCCGCCCGTATGAACTGCTGCAGAGCGACCCGGACGCCGGGTACGCCCGGACGATCACCTACGACGTGAGCCGCCTGGAGCCCGTGGTCGCCTTCCCGCACCGCCCGGA
This region of Thermoanaerobacterales bacterium genomic DNA includes:
- a CDS encoding thiamine pyrophosphate-dependent enzyme, whose translation is GTKAANYAVYGSDLLVAVGVRFDDRVTGKIESFAPEARVVHIDIDPAEMGKNVPAHIGIVGDVRMVLQQLLEALIANPNPAWAEKIKAWKKEYPLEYGPGTMKPQNVVREIYEVTRDRPARIATEVGQNQMWAAQFYTFTRPRSFISSGGLGTMGFGFPAAIGAQVACPDEVVIDIAGDGSIQMNIQELATAVNYELPVNVAILDNGYLGMVRQWQELFYNRRYSYTELKNPDFVKLAEAYGAEGLRVEKPAGIRPALEQAIKSSKPVLIDFLVEREENVMPMVPPGEAINKMLG
- the ilvN gene encoding acetolactate synthase small subunit, with the translated sequence MRRTFAVLVENHPGVLARVSGLFARRGYNIDSLAVSRTDNPHISRMTIVVEGDEVVLDQVAKQLGKLVDVIKVQDITAEPHVDRELVLIKVNADAEARAEIMQIVEIFRAHIVDISRRSLIIEATGDEGKINAIEQALKPFGIRELVRTGKIAMIRGPKTVTHDKED
- the ilvC gene encoding ketol-acid reductoisomerase, which gives rise to MRVYYDQDANLDVLKGKKVAVIGYGSQGHAQAQNLHNSGVDVVVGLRPGSANWQRAQNDGLQVMPVAEAARAAQIIQILTPDETQPKLYAESIAPALTEGKGLMFSHGFNIHYGQIVPPPDVDVFMVAPKAPGRMVRRLYTEGKGVPSLIAVAQDYTGQAKDLALAYAKAIGSTRAGVFETTFEEETETDLFGEQCVLCGGVTELIKAGFETLVEAGYAPEMAYFECLHELKLIVDLIYEGGISHMRNNVSNTAEYGDYMVGPRIINEDVREEMRAVLAEIQDGSFAREWILENQANRPSFNAIRRAEREHLIEEVGAELRKMMPWLK
- a CDS encoding 2-isopropylmalate synthase, translating into MPERVYIFDTTLRDGEQSPGVSLNLNEKLQIARQLAALGVDVIEAGFPFASPGDFEGVRAVAREVRGVTVAGLARAHFPDIDRAWEALSGAEQPRIHTFIATSDIHMQHKLRMGREQVLEATAAAVKRAKSYTSDVEFSAEDASRSDLDFLCRVIATAIEAGATTINIPDTVGYATPDEFGAFIAAIREKTPGIEKAVLSVHCHNDLGLAVANTLAAVKNGVRQVEGTINGIGERAGNAALEELVMILHTRAESLGLVTGIRTEEIYRTSKLVSLLTGMPVQFNKAVVGKNAFLHESGIHQDGVLKERTTYEIMNPAMIGITRTNLVLGKHSGRHAFRQRLADLGYDLSGEELNAAFARFKELADTKKNIEDEDLEVIVEEQIRKVPATYELEYLHIFSGTTVKPTAVVALAVEGELVQEAACGNGPVDAIYTAIEKITGRKYPLVSYVIDAVTGGTDALANVTVKLTNEQQKVFTGRGISTDVLEASARAYINVLNKIAYEEKRA
- the leuC gene encoding 3-isopropylmalate dehydratase large subunit is translated as MGMTITEKILARHAGRETVRPGELISARVDAVLANDITAPLAIQEFAKTGVDRVFDPDRVYLVPDHFVPNKDIKSAEQAKVMRDFARARGLTHYFEVGRMGIEHCLLPEQGLVGPGEVVIGADSHTCTYGALGAFATGVGSTDLAAAMALGETWFKVPETVRFVYEGELPEWVGGKDLILHTIGDIGVEGALYKAMEFTGPVISALSMDGRFTMCNMAIEAGAKNGIVPPDEKTEAYVRGRAVRPYELLQSDPDAGYARTITYDVSRLEPVVAFPHRPDNTRPVSRATHVEIDQAVIGSCTNGRIEDLRLAARVLDGRRVHDRVRLIVIPGTQRIYQQAVDEGLISVFIRAGAAVSTPTCGPCLGGHMGILARGERAIATTNRNFVGRMGHPESEVYLSNPAVAAASAVLGRIAHPAEVVK